A genomic region of Polypterus senegalus isolate Bchr_013 chromosome 17, ASM1683550v1, whole genome shotgun sequence contains the following coding sequences:
- the sh3bgrl3 gene encoding SH3 domain-binding glutamic acid-rich-like protein 3 has translation MSRAHPGGGATEKLCGKCSSLLSGTEEGKRNTAAAMVIKLYYTTVTASREVKSQQARVICILDSKGVKYELVDISQDNALLEEMRTLSGNPTAMPPQLFNGTSYCGDHMLLEDAVEDNAVEKFLKLT, from the exons ATGTCGCGTGCACACCCGGGAGGAGGCGCCACAGAGAAGCTTTGCGGGAAGTGCTCTTCTCTCCTAAGTGGCACGGAAGAAGGGAAGAGGAATACGGCTGCAGCGATGGTGATCAAGCTTTACTACACAACCGTCACCGCATCCAGAGAG GTTAAATCACAGCAAGCCAGGGTGATATGTATCCTTGACAGTAAAGGTGTAAAGTATGAGCTCGTCGATATCTCTCAAGATAATGCTCTGCTAGAAGAAATGCGAACCTTATCTGGAAATCCTACCGCCATGCCACCACAGCTCTTCAATGGAACCAGTTACTGTGGG GATCATATGTTGCTTGAGGATGCTGTTGAAGACAATGCTGTTGAGAAGTTCTTAAAGCTGACTTAA